In a single window of the Streptomyces sp. HUAS ZL42 genome:
- a CDS encoding lytic transglycosylase domain-containing protein, protein MVGHRVRRVRGTAIAAAAMAALTASQAPGAAQAGASAPVERAAGHGASVSGDTPYRTELPPLRTGERARGSSAEAEVAELPASVFDAYRRAEERLASEAPGCRLRWQLLAAIGQVESGQARGGRVTADGTTVTPILGPRLDGGAFAVIRDTDGGAYDGDAAYDRAVGPMQFIPSTWARWGADGNGDGRADPGNVFDAALAAGRYLCAGGRDLADPADLDRAILGYNHSQAYLRTVRAWYAYFLEGHRVVPDGSVGGSSAGAGRTRPKATPKPAPSARPSAVPSPAPSAAASPSPTPSRPSTGTVQTEDPQLPSPGTDLELPGSGLLPSGAPLTSNGVDSMASTPSTTVDTGR, encoded by the coding sequence GTGGTGGGGCACAGGGTCAGGCGCGTCAGGGGTACGGCGATCGCGGCGGCGGCCATGGCCGCGCTGACCGCGTCACAGGCGCCGGGCGCGGCGCAGGCAGGGGCCTCCGCGCCCGTGGAGCGGGCTGCCGGTCACGGCGCGAGCGTCTCCGGCGACACCCCGTACCGCACGGAGCTGCCGCCGCTGCGGACCGGGGAACGCGCGCGGGGCTCATCGGCGGAGGCCGAGGTCGCCGAACTGCCCGCGTCCGTGTTCGACGCCTACCGGCGGGCCGAGGAGCGGCTCGCGAGTGAGGCGCCCGGCTGCCGGCTGCGCTGGCAGTTGCTGGCCGCGATCGGTCAGGTGGAGTCCGGGCAGGCGCGGGGCGGCCGGGTGACCGCGGACGGTACGACCGTGACGCCGATCCTCGGGCCCCGGCTGGACGGCGGCGCCTTCGCCGTCATCCGGGACACCGACGGGGGCGCGTACGACGGGGACGCGGCCTACGACCGGGCGGTCGGGCCGATGCAGTTCATCCCGTCGACCTGGGCCCGCTGGGGCGCCGACGGCAACGGCGACGGGCGGGCCGACCCGGGCAACGTCTTCGACGCGGCGCTGGCCGCCGGGCGCTACCTGTGTGCGGGCGGGCGGGACCTCGCCGACCCCGCGGATCTGGACCGGGCGATCCTCGGCTACAACCATTCGCAGGCGTATCTGCGCACGGTCAGGGCCTGGTACGCGTACTTCCTGGAAGGGCACCGGGTGGTGCCGGACGGCTCCGTCGGCGGGTCCTCGGCGGGCGCCGGGCGGACGCGGCCGAAGGCCACCCCGAAGCCGGCGCCGTCTGCCCGTCCGAGCGCCGTGCCCTCCCCGGCACCGTCCGCAGCCGCCTCGCCCAGTCCCACCCCGTCCCGCCCGTCGACCGGCACCGTGCAGACGGAGGATCCCCAACTCCCCTCGCCCGGCACGGACCTGGAGCTGCCCGGCTCCGGCCTGCTGCCCAGCGGCGCCCCGCTGACCAGCAACGGTGTGGACTCGATGGCCTCCACCCCCTCCACAACCGTGGATACCGGGCGGTAA
- a CDS encoding MCE family protein, which translates to MRQTAAPLIKFSLFALVTILATALLAATIVNISLTPERTYHAVFSDVTGLEKGDDIRVAGVRVGEVEGIRIKDRTLAEVTFTVGADRPLLAGTHAVIRYRNLVGQRYVALTEGAGDDTRLKPGATIPLSRTQPALDLNALLNGFKPLFAALSPQDVNQLATEIIKTLQGEGGTVNSLLVHTASLTTTLAGRDELIGSVIDNLNTVLETLDKRGTRFSGLLKQLRRVISGLSADRGPIGESLVNIGDLTEATSGLLKDARPALKDDIAGLTDLTGTLNDNEKTVEGVLKRLPNKLNELTGTASYGSWFNFYLCDFDGRIVLPKTKQVLTPQLHVARARCGA; encoded by the coding sequence ATGAGGCAGACCGCCGCTCCTCTCATCAAGTTCAGCCTGTTCGCCCTGGTGACGATCCTGGCCACGGCCCTGCTCGCCGCCACCATCGTCAACATCTCGCTGACCCCGGAGCGCACCTACCACGCGGTGTTCAGCGACGTCACCGGCCTGGAGAAGGGCGACGACATCCGCGTCGCCGGAGTGCGGGTCGGCGAGGTCGAGGGCATCCGGATCAAGGACCGCACGCTGGCGGAGGTCACCTTCACGGTCGGCGCCGACCGGCCGCTGCTCGCGGGCACCCACGCGGTCATCCGCTACCGCAACCTCGTAGGACAGCGCTATGTCGCGCTCACCGAGGGCGCGGGCGACGACACCCGGCTGAAGCCGGGCGCCACGATCCCGCTGTCGCGCACCCAGCCGGCGCTGGACCTCAACGCGCTGCTGAACGGCTTCAAGCCGCTGTTCGCCGCGCTCAGCCCGCAGGACGTCAACCAGCTCGCCACCGAGATCATCAAGACGCTCCAGGGCGAGGGCGGCACCGTCAACAGCCTGCTCGTGCACACGGCCTCGCTCACCACGACGCTGGCGGGCCGTGACGAGCTGATCGGCTCGGTGATCGACAACCTCAACACCGTCCTGGAGACCCTCGACAAGCGGGGCACCCGCTTCTCCGGGCTGCTCAAGCAGCTGCGGCGGGTCATCTCGGGCCTGTCCGCCGACCGGGGGCCCATCGGGGAGTCGCTGGTGAACATCGGCGACCTGACGGAGGCCACCTCGGGGCTGCTCAAGGACGCCCGTCCCGCCCTCAAGGACGACATCGCCGGGCTGACCGATCTCACCGGAACGCTGAACGACAACGAAAAGACCGTGGAGGGCGTGCTGAAGCGGCTGCCGAACAAGCTCAACGAGCTGACGGGGACGGCGTCCTACGGCTCGTGGTTCAACTTCTACCTCTGCGACTTCGACGGCCGGATCGTGCTGCCGAAGACGAAGCAGGTGCTCACTCCCCAGCTGCACGTGGCGAGGGCGAGGTGCGGGGCATGA
- a CDS encoding MCE family protein codes for MKVRVDPPRLPRIRLRRPRLIPFRDRNPVVIGAVGLTTLALLTMAAFNADNLPLIGGGETYSAAFSEAGGLKPGDEVRIAGVKVGKVEDVDLDGDHVKVTFKIKGDPKFGSETGASIRVKTILGAKFLALHPKGPGQLKPGSEIPLNRTVSAYDVVQAFSDLTTTTEDVDTDRVAQALDTISTTFQDSPAEVKASIKGLSQISRTVASRDKALGELLDHANGVTGVLAEHTEDFTALIKDGDKLFTEISKRRQAISKLLKTSALLGIELSGLVEDNEKEIGPALKGLNRVVEMLQRNQSSLDRSIKLLAPYVRVFTNTLGNGRWFDSYVQNLVAAPVVPRTGGAQ; via the coding sequence ATGAAGGTCCGTGTCGACCCGCCCAGGCTTCCGCGCATACGGCTGCGCCGCCCCCGCCTGATCCCCTTCCGCGACCGCAACCCCGTCGTCATCGGGGCTGTAGGCCTCACCACCCTCGCACTGCTGACCATGGCCGCGTTCAACGCCGACAACCTGCCGCTGATCGGCGGCGGCGAGACGTACAGCGCGGCATTCTCGGAGGCGGGCGGCCTCAAGCCCGGCGACGAGGTGCGGATCGCAGGCGTCAAGGTCGGCAAGGTCGAGGACGTCGACCTGGACGGGGACCACGTCAAAGTCACCTTCAAGATCAAGGGCGACCCGAAGTTCGGCTCGGAGACCGGCGCGTCGATCCGGGTCAAGACGATCCTCGGCGCGAAGTTCCTCGCGCTGCACCCCAAGGGCCCGGGGCAACTGAAGCCGGGCAGCGAGATCCCGCTGAACAGGACTGTCTCGGCGTACGACGTCGTCCAGGCGTTCAGCGATCTCACCACGACGACCGAGGACGTCGACACCGACCGGGTGGCGCAGGCCCTGGACACCATCTCCACCACCTTCCAGGACTCACCCGCCGAGGTGAAGGCGTCCATCAAGGGCCTGTCGCAGATCTCCCGGACGGTGGCCTCGCGCGACAAGGCGCTGGGCGAGCTCCTCGACCACGCGAACGGGGTCACGGGCGTACTGGCCGAGCACACCGAGGACTTCACCGCCCTGATCAAGGACGGCGACAAGCTGTTCACGGAGATCAGCAAGCGGCGCCAGGCGATCAGCAAACTGCTCAAGACCTCCGCCCTGCTCGGCATCGAGCTCTCCGGCCTGGTCGAGGACAACGAGAAGGAGATCGGGCCCGCGCTCAAGGGCCTCAACCGCGTGGTCGAGATGCTGCAACGCAACCAGTCCAGCCTGGACCGCAGCATCAAGCTGCTCGCGCCGTACGTCCGGGTCTTCACCAACACGCTCGGCAACGGCCGGTGGTTCGACTCCTACGTCCAGAACCTGGTCGCCGCTCCGGTGGTACCGCGGACGGGAGGCGCGCAGTGA
- a CDS encoding MCE family protein, whose product MKSLKKRLALVTALAVVAALAFVLWPRPEKVHVTAYFPRTVGIYPGSDVRVLGVRIGEVKKITPQGDRVRVELEYEAGRKVPADAKAAIINSSVVSDRYVQLLPVYRKGPVLRTGAVIPESRTAVPVELDRIFDSLHTTAEALGPEGANKDGALSRLLGVSADNLDGQGENLHRTVEDLSQAVTTLSDGRTDLFGTVRNLQVFTAALAADDKSVRSFNTSLTEVAEQLAGERKDLAAALKNLGTALGDVSAFVKNNKKALTSNVQGLSKVTKVLVTQRAALEELLEVAPTGMSNLNNAYNPSAGTLDTRNNPDSPQDPASLLCSVLRTTGDEGGKNPDCAELRKLFDSLPEVPQSSAVTGTVDRTLGGILGASA is encoded by the coding sequence GTGAAGAGCCTCAAGAAGCGCCTGGCGCTGGTCACCGCACTGGCGGTCGTCGCCGCCCTCGCCTTCGTGCTGTGGCCGCGACCCGAGAAGGTCCACGTCACGGCGTACTTCCCGCGCACCGTCGGCATCTACCCCGGCTCGGACGTCCGCGTCCTGGGCGTGCGGATCGGCGAGGTCAAGAAGATCACGCCGCAGGGCGACCGGGTGCGCGTGGAGCTGGAGTACGAAGCGGGCCGCAAGGTCCCGGCCGACGCGAAGGCCGCGATCATCAACTCCTCGGTGGTCAGCGACCGTTACGTACAGCTGCTTCCGGTGTACCGCAAGGGCCCGGTCCTGCGCACCGGCGCGGTCATCCCCGAGTCGCGGACGGCCGTACCGGTCGAACTGGACCGTATCTTCGACAGCCTGCACACGACGGCCGAGGCACTCGGCCCCGAGGGCGCCAACAAGGACGGGGCACTCTCCCGGCTGCTCGGGGTGAGCGCGGACAACCTCGACGGCCAGGGCGAGAACCTTCACCGGACGGTCGAGGACCTCTCCCAGGCGGTCACCACGCTGTCCGACGGCCGCACGGACCTCTTCGGCACGGTGCGCAACCTCCAGGTGTTCACGGCGGCGCTCGCGGCGGACGACAAGAGCGTGCGGTCCTTCAACACCAGCCTCACGGAGGTCGCGGAGCAGCTCGCCGGCGAACGCAAGGACCTCGCGGCCGCGCTGAAGAACCTTGGGACTGCACTGGGCGACGTGTCCGCCTTCGTGAAGAACAACAAGAAGGCGCTGACCTCGAATGTGCAGGGCCTGAGCAAGGTGACCAAAGTGCTCGTCACCCAACGGGCCGCGCTGGAGGAACTGTTGGAGGTAGCACCCACCGGCATGTCGAACCTGAACAACGCCTACAACCCGTCCGCGGGCACCCTCGACACCCGCAACAACCCCGACAGCCCGCAGGATCCGGCCTCGCTGCTGTGCTCCGTACTGCGGACGACCGGCGACGAGGGCGGCAAGAACCCGGACTGCGCGGAGCTGAGGAAGCTCTTCGACTCCCTGCCGGAGGTGCCCCAGAGCTCCGCGGTGACGGGCACGGTCGACCGGACGCTCGGCGGAATCCTGGGGGCGAGCGCATGA
- a CDS encoding MlaE family ABC transporter permease has protein sequence MRPQRLLERPLRSLEALGTQLSFYGRSLAWTGRTLRRYKKEILRLLAEVSFGRGALAVVGGTVGVIAFLSFFTGTEVGLQGYAALNQLGTSNFVAFLSAYFNTREIAPLVAGLALSATVGAGFTAQLGAMRISEETDALEVMGVPSLPFLVTTRMIAGFVAVIPLYVVGLLSSYLAARTITTGYYGQSAGTYDHYFQQYLPPVDVLWSFGKVLVFAVLIILVHCFYGYYASGGPAGVGVAVGRAVRTSIVAINVLDFFLSLAIWGANTTVRIAG, from the coding sequence ATGCGACCCCAAAGACTCCTCGAACGCCCTCTGCGCTCCCTCGAAGCGCTCGGCACGCAGCTCTCCTTCTACGGCCGCTCGCTCGCGTGGACCGGCCGCACCCTGCGCCGCTACAAGAAGGAGATCCTGCGGCTGCTCGCGGAGGTGAGCTTCGGCCGCGGCGCCCTCGCCGTCGTGGGCGGCACGGTCGGCGTCATCGCCTTCCTCTCCTTCTTCACGGGCACGGAGGTGGGCCTGCAGGGGTACGCCGCCCTCAACCAGCTCGGCACCTCCAACTTCGTGGCGTTCCTGTCGGCGTACTTCAACACCCGGGAGATCGCCCCGCTGGTGGCCGGCCTCGCGCTCTCCGCGACCGTCGGTGCGGGCTTCACCGCCCAGCTCGGCGCCATGCGGATCAGCGAGGAGACCGACGCCCTGGAGGTCATGGGCGTGCCCTCGCTGCCGTTCCTGGTGACCACCCGGATGATCGCCGGGTTCGTCGCCGTGATCCCGCTGTACGTGGTCGGCCTGCTGTCCTCGTACCTCGCCGCCCGCACCATCACCACCGGCTACTACGGGCAGTCGGCCGGCACCTACGACCACTACTTCCAGCAGTACCTGCCCCCGGTCGACGTGCTGTGGTCCTTCGGCAAGGTACTCGTCTTCGCCGTCCTGATCATCCTCGTGCACTGCTTCTACGGCTACTACGCGAGCGGCGGCCCGGCGGGCGTCGGCGTCGCGGTGGGCCGCGCGGTGCGCACGTCGATCGTGGCGATCAACGTCCTTGATTTCTTCCTGTCGTTGGCGATCTGGGGCGCCAACACGACCGTGCGGATTGCGGGGTGA
- a CDS encoding MlaE family ABC transporter permease has protein sequence MSLSPTGALRHSGNLFAMALDVVRTMPRRPFQAREFIQQAWFVASVTILPTALVSIPFGAVIALQIGSLTRQLGAQSFSGAASVLAVLREASPIVTALLIAGAGGTAICADLGARKIREEIDAMQVLGIDPIHRLVVPRVLASMVVAVLLNGLVSVVGVAGGYFFNVVLQNGTPGAYLASFTTLAQLSDLWAAEIKALVFGAIAAIVASYKGLTAKGGPKGVGDAVNQSVVITFMLLFVTNFVMTAVYFQVVPQRG, from the coding sequence ATGAGCCTCTCACCGACCGGGGCGCTCAGGCACTCGGGGAATCTGTTCGCCATGGCCCTGGACGTCGTCCGGACCATGCCCCGACGCCCTTTCCAGGCAAGGGAGTTCATCCAGCAGGCCTGGTTCGTCGCGAGCGTCACGATCCTCCCCACCGCCCTCGTGTCTATCCCCTTCGGCGCGGTCATCGCGCTGCAGATCGGCAGTCTGACCCGGCAGCTGGGCGCCCAGTCCTTCTCCGGGGCCGCCTCGGTCCTGGCGGTGCTGCGGGAGGCCTCGCCGATCGTCACCGCGCTGCTGATCGCCGGCGCCGGCGGCACGGCGATCTGCGCGGACCTGGGGGCGCGGAAGATCCGCGAGGAGATCGACGCGATGCAGGTGCTGGGCATCGACCCCATCCACCGTCTGGTCGTGCCCCGGGTCCTCGCGTCGATGGTGGTGGCGGTACTGCTCAACGGTCTGGTCTCGGTGGTCGGCGTCGCGGGCGGCTATTTCTTCAACGTCGTCCTGCAGAACGGCACCCCGGGCGCCTACCTCGCCTCCTTCACCACGCTCGCCCAGCTCTCCGACCTGTGGGCGGCCGAGATCAAGGCGCTGGTGTTCGGCGCGATCGCCGCGATCGTCGCCTCGTACAAGGGACTTACGGCGAAGGGCGGCCCGAAGGGCGTGGGCGACGCCGTGAACCAGTCGGTGGTGATCACCTTCATGTTGCTGTTCGTGACGAACTTCGTGATGACCGCGGTGTACTTCCAAGTCGTCCCGCAGAGGGGTTAG
- a CDS encoding MCE family protein, translating into MRVLRLRLYGVVFLVVLALLLSLSVAVYRQVFTPAVRIKLEADSLGNQLDPRADVKLRGLLVGEVRSVHTDGSKATLDIALKPEYVEYIPSDVHARLLPKTLFGEKYVDLVAPARSSARPVRAGDVITQDRTRVGIELQQLMNDLLPLLRTVQPGKLNATLSAFATALEGRGDRIGDNLTRVEDYLHRLNPHLPSLTEDFARLAEVAEVYDEAAPDLLAILRNTVTTSRTIVEQREQLASALRTTATTAGTADGFLDANGGRLITLGEVSRPTLELFARYSPEYPCLFAGLVRQEKASEQAFRGGKMHITLEVVRPQGAYEPGEYPRYGERSGPNCRNLPGPPVPAPGAHLDDGSRNGSSSGGPLGVSATRAEQRAVGSLVAPVMGVPADEVPPVATLLFGPMARGTAVSVA; encoded by the coding sequence ATGAGGGTGCTGAGACTGCGGTTGTACGGCGTGGTGTTCCTCGTCGTGCTGGCCCTGTTGCTGTCCCTGTCCGTCGCCGTGTACCGGCAGGTGTTCACCCCTGCCGTACGGATCAAGCTGGAGGCCGACAGCCTCGGCAACCAGCTCGATCCGCGCGCCGACGTCAAACTGCGCGGGCTGCTGGTCGGCGAGGTGCGCTCGGTGCACACGGACGGCAGCAAGGCGACGCTCGACATCGCGCTCAAGCCGGAGTACGTCGAGTACATCCCGTCCGACGTGCACGCGCGCCTGCTGCCCAAGACGCTGTTCGGCGAGAAGTACGTCGACCTGGTGGCGCCCGCCCGCTCCTCGGCGCGTCCCGTCCGCGCCGGGGACGTCATCACCCAGGACCGCACCCGCGTCGGCATCGAGCTGCAGCAGCTGATGAACGACCTGCTGCCGCTGCTGCGGACCGTGCAGCCCGGCAAGCTCAACGCCACGCTCTCCGCGTTCGCCACCGCCCTCGAGGGGCGCGGCGACCGGATCGGCGACAACCTCACACGCGTGGAGGACTACCTGCACCGGCTCAATCCCCATCTGCCGTCCCTCACCGAGGACTTCGCCCGTCTGGCCGAGGTCGCCGAGGTGTACGACGAGGCGGCGCCCGACCTGCTGGCGATCCTGCGCAACACCGTCACCACCAGCCGGACGATCGTCGAGCAGCGGGAGCAGCTCGCGTCCGCGCTCAGGACGACGGCCACCACGGCGGGCACCGCGGACGGCTTCCTCGACGCCAACGGCGGCCGCCTGATCACCCTCGGCGAGGTCTCCCGCCCCACGCTGGAGCTGTTCGCCCGCTACTCCCCCGAGTACCCCTGTCTCTTCGCCGGCCTGGTCCGTCAGGAGAAGGCCTCCGAGCAGGCGTTCCGGGGCGGCAAGATGCACATCACGCTCGAGGTGGTCCGGCCGCAGGGGGCGTACGAGCCCGGCGAGTACCCGCGCTACGGCGAGCGGTCGGGGCCCAACTGCCGCAACCTGCCCGGCCCGCCCGTACCGGCACCGGGCGCGCATCTCGACGACGGTTCGCGGAACGGGAGTTCGTCCGGGGGTCCGCTCGGTGTCTCCGCCACCCGGGCCGAGCAGCGCGCCGTCGGCTCGCTCGTGGCCCCGGTCATGGGCGTGCCCGCCGACGAGGTGCCGCCGGTCGCGACCCTGCTGTTCGGGCCGATGGCACGCGGGACGGCGGTGAGCGTCGCATGA
- a CDS encoding sigma-70 family RNA polymerase sigma factor translates to MATDMPDMPAEISAADDRWRRMWSHREQLLKVARRRSMSLEDAEDAVHEAMLRAAERPDLDDDRLGAWLTTVTMRLCVDRYRQVNREAEVVRSGPTLTAPGPVPVEEAVCDRAEARWLAVRSGELPARQAEALRLKSEDLDVNQVAVRMGLSYRTVESLLARARRTLRNSLAATLGFALFLIGHGRLRASGKAQAVGAASAAATLAVAGFVLPYALDGANDAPAPHPSVSHDAEALHPDGTGVARTPQSPGPLSASAAATPRADENPSALLPLSVPSLAEVSGLPTVPAPEVPRVPGVPGVSGVTDLPEVTDLPDLPSVPVESATSAVPSVSLPAPSLSALPSAP, encoded by the coding sequence ATGGCGACGGACATGCCGGACATGCCTGCGGAGATATCGGCGGCCGACGACCGTTGGCGGCGCATGTGGAGCCACCGCGAGCAGCTGCTCAAGGTGGCCCGGCGCAGGTCGATGAGCCTGGAGGACGCCGAGGACGCCGTACACGAGGCGATGCTGCGCGCCGCCGAGCGGCCGGATCTGGACGACGACCGGCTCGGCGCCTGGCTGACGACGGTGACCATGCGGCTGTGCGTCGACCGGTACCGGCAGGTCAACCGTGAGGCCGAGGTGGTGCGCAGCGGCCCCACGCTCACCGCGCCGGGCCCGGTGCCCGTCGAGGAGGCGGTGTGCGACCGGGCCGAGGCCAGGTGGCTGGCCGTGCGGAGCGGGGAGCTGCCCGCGCGCCAGGCCGAGGCGCTCCGCCTGAAGTCGGAGGACCTGGACGTGAACCAGGTCGCCGTGCGCATGGGGCTGAGCTACCGGACCGTGGAGTCGTTGCTCGCCCGGGCCCGGCGCACGCTGCGCAACTCCCTCGCCGCGACGCTGGGCTTCGCCCTGTTCCTGATCGGCCATGGCCGGCTGCGGGCGAGCGGCAAGGCGCAGGCCGTGGGGGCCGCCTCGGCGGCGGCGACCCTGGCGGTGGCGGGGTTCGTGCTGCCGTACGCGCTCGACGGGGCGAACGACGCTCCGGCGCCCCACCCGTCCGTGTCCCATGACGCGGAGGCACTCCACCCCGACGGCACCGGCGTGGCCCGCACCCCGCAGTCCCCCGGCCCGTTGTCCGCGTCGGCGGCGGCCACCCCGCGGGCGGACGAGAATCCGAGTGCGCTGCTACCGCTGTCCGTGCCGTCCCTGGCGGAGGTGTCGGGCCTGCCCACGGTGCCGGCGCCGGAGGTGCCACGGGTGCCCGGAGTGCCGGGAGTATCCGGTGTGACCGATCTGCCCGAGGTCACGGATCTGCCGGACCTGCCGAGCGTGCCGGTCGAGTCCGCCACTTCGGCCGTCCCCTCCGTCTCCCTCCCCGCCCCCTCCCTGAGCGCACTCCCCTCGGCCCCGTAA
- a CDS encoding ABC transporter ATP-binding protein gives MGVEICVEGLTKSFGHQVIWQDVSLTLPAGEVSVMLGPSGTGKSVFLKTLVGLLKPDRGSVKIAGRDITRLREHELYEVRKLFGVLFQDGALFGSMNLYDNIAFPLREHTRKSESEIRRIVLEKMDMVGLIGSEGKLPGEISGGMRKRAGLARALVLDPEIILFDEPDSGLDPVRVAYLNQLIVDLNAQIDATFLIVTHDIASARQVPDNIGLLFRRELVMFGPRERLLNSDEPVVRQFLNGRMQGPIGMAEEKDAAQVKQELAELVDRAPVQEMTPRLLPGPGITRPPRWEAIARREAELHRKAVTGA, from the coding sequence ATGGGTGTCGAGATCTGTGTGGAAGGGCTGACCAAGTCCTTCGGTCACCAGGTCATCTGGCAGGACGTCTCGCTGACGCTGCCCGCCGGGGAGGTATCGGTCATGCTCGGCCCCTCGGGCACGGGCAAGTCGGTGTTCCTCAAGACGCTCGTCGGCCTGCTGAAGCCGGACCGGGGGTCGGTGAAGATCGCCGGCCGTGACATCACCAGGCTGCGCGAGCACGAGCTGTACGAGGTGCGGAAGCTGTTCGGCGTGCTGTTCCAGGACGGCGCGCTGTTCGGCTCGATGAACCTGTACGACAACATCGCGTTCCCGCTGCGTGAGCACACCCGCAAGTCCGAGAGCGAGATCCGGCGCATCGTCCTGGAGAAGATGGACATGGTCGGGCTGATCGGCTCCGAGGGGAAGCTGCCCGGTGAGATCTCCGGCGGCATGCGCAAGCGGGCCGGGCTGGCACGGGCACTCGTCCTGGACCCGGAGATCATCCTCTTCGACGAACCCGACTCGGGCCTGGACCCGGTGCGCGTCGCCTACCTCAACCAGCTCATCGTCGACCTCAACGCCCAGATCGACGCGACCTTCCTGATCGTCACGCACGACATCGCCTCCGCCCGCCAGGTGCCGGACAACATCGGCCTGCTGTTCCGCCGCGAGCTGGTCATGTTCGGGCCGCGCGAGCGGCTGCTGAACAGCGACGAACCGGTCGTACGGCAGTTCCTGAACGGCCGGATGCAGGGCCCGATCGGCATGGCGGAGGAGAAGGACGCCGCGCAGGTGAAGCAGGAGCTCGCCGAACTCGTCGACAGAGCGCCCGTGCAGGAGATGACGCCCCGCCTGCTGCCGGGGCCTGGCATCACCCGGCCGCCCCGTTGGGAGGCGATCGCGAGACGCGAGGCCGAGCTGCACCGGAAGGCGGTGACCGGCGCATGA